The nucleotide sequence GCGTCGAGGACTACACGCGCATCAAGCACGTGATGTCCGCACTCGATGCCTGACCATCCCCACCGGCACCCTGACCTCGCTCCGCTCGGCCAGGGAACCCTGCCGGCGTGGGCCCAGCCACCGGCACCCTGACCTCGCTCCGCTCGGCCAGGGAACCCTGCCGGCGTGGGCCCAGCCACCGGCGCCCCATTCAGTAAAGAAAGAAACCCCATGACCACCACTGCCAACGAAATCACCTACCGCCTCGAGCAGAAGCGCCGCGTCCAGGCCGACTTCCCGGGCCCCAAGTCCGTCGCCCTGACCGAACGCCGCAAGGCAGTGGTCGCCGCCGGCGTCGCCTCCAGCGTTCCGGTCTACGTCGCAGACGCCGACGGCGGCATCATCCACGATGTCGACGGCAACTCCTTCATCGACCTCGGCTCGGGCATCGCGGTGACCAGCGTGGGCGCGTCCGACCCCGCCGTCGTCGGTGCCGTGAAGGAGGCCGTGGAGCACTTCACCCACACCTGCTTCATGGTCACCCCCTACGAGGGCTACGTCGCCGTCGCCGAGCAGCTGAACAGGCTCACCCCCGGTACCCACGAGAAGCGCACCGTCCTCTTCAACTCCGGCGCCGAAGCCGTGGAAAATGCCATCAAGGTGGCCCGCCTCGCCACCGGCCGGGACGCCGTCGTCGCCTTCGACCACGCCTACCACGGCCGCACCAACCTGACCATGGCGCTGACCGCGAAGGCCATGCCGTACAAGACCAACTTCGGCCCGTTCGCGCCCGAGGTCTACCGCATGCCGATGAGCTACCCCTTCCGCGAGGAAAACCCGGACATCACCGGTGCCGAGGCCGCCAAGCGTGCCATCACCGCCATCGAGAAACAGATCGGCGGCGACCAGGTGGCTGCCATCATCATCGAGCCGATCCAGGGTGAGGGCGGCTTCATCGTCCCGGCCGAGGGCTTCCTGCCGGCGCTGTCCGCGTGGGCCAAGGAAAAGGGCATCGTGTTCATCGCCGACGAGGTCCAGTCCGGCTTCTGCCGCACCGGCGAATGGTTCGCCGTGGACCACGAAGGCATCGTGCCGGACATCATCACCATGGCCAAGGGCATCGCCGGCGGCATGCCGCTGTCCGCGATCACCGGCCGTGCCGACCTGCTCGACGCCGTCCACCCGGGCGGCCTCGGCGGCACGTACGGCGGCAACCCGGTGGCATGCGCCGCGGCATTGGCCTCCATCGGTTCCATGCAGGAGTACGACCTCAACGCCCGCGCCAAGCACATCGAGGAGCTCTCCTTCGGCAAGCTGCGCGAGCTCGCCGGTGAAGTTTCTGTCATTGGTGACATCCGCGGCCGCGGCGCCATGCTCGCCATCGAGCTGGTCCAGGCCGGTTCGAAGGAACCGAACCCGGAGCTGACCAAGGCCGTTGCCGCTGCATGCCTCAAGGAAGGCGTCATCATCCTGACCTGCGGAACCTACGGCAACGTCATCCGCCTGCTGCCGCCGCTGGTGATCAGCGACGAGCTGCTGCTGGACGGCCTGCAGGTGCTCGCCGCGGCCATCAAGGCCAACGCATAGCTCCAGCGCTTACCAGGCGCGAACGTACACTTGTGGCCCCAATCGGGTGCAAAACCAGGGCCACAACTGTACGTTCGCGCTGAACGCACGGGATTGACGACGGCGGGTCGGGTACCAAAAGGTGCCCGGCCCGCCGTCATTGTTCCCGCCGTCGACCGCGGTAGAGTCATCCTCACCACTGCACTTTCCGCCGCAGGCCGGGGCGCCGCCGGGATCCGGGCGCCGGGCTGCTATACCCAAAGAGGGGTTTCGCATGCGATACGTTGTCGGCTACACACCCACCGAACGGGGCGCGGACGCCGTCGCGCTGGCCACGTCGCTGGCCCTGGCCCAGGGCGCCGAACTGGACCTGGTCTACGTGGTGAAGCCGGGCGCGCCGTATGTTGCCCTCAACCCGGAGGGCAGCCGGGTCAGCGCCGCGGAGCAGGAGGTGCTGACGGCCGAACGGGCGGGCCTGGCCCTGGTTCCGGAGGGCCTGCCGGCGAAATTCCATGTGCGCGAGGCCGATT is from Arthrobacter sp. QXT-31 and encodes:
- the gabT gene encoding 4-aminobutyrate--2-oxoglutarate transaminase: MTTTANEITYRLEQKRRVQADFPGPKSVALTERRKAVVAAGVASSVPVYVADADGGIIHDVDGNSFIDLGSGIAVTSVGASDPAVVGAVKEAVEHFTHTCFMVTPYEGYVAVAEQLNRLTPGTHEKRTVLFNSGAEAVENAIKVARLATGRDAVVAFDHAYHGRTNLTMALTAKAMPYKTNFGPFAPEVYRMPMSYPFREENPDITGAEAAKRAITAIEKQIGGDQVAAIIIEPIQGEGGFIVPAEGFLPALSAWAKEKGIVFIADEVQSGFCRTGEWFAVDHEGIVPDIITMAKGIAGGMPLSAITGRADLLDAVHPGGLGGTYGGNPVACAAALASIGSMQEYDLNARAKHIEELSFGKLRELAGEVSVIGDIRGRGAMLAIELVQAGSKEPNPELTKAVAAACLKEGVIILTCGTYGNVIRLLPPLVISDELLLDGLQVLAAAIKANA